The Paramisgurnus dabryanus chromosome 3, PD_genome_1.1, whole genome shotgun sequence genome includes a window with the following:
- the orc3 gene encoding origin recognition complex subunit 3, giving the protein MTATSSVSKGCFVFKSASKKRRKLHKDVDGLLLCGSDDNGRDRFRIYQKLLEKVQLHTEAIQDQLNKKVLDNLVQFIKKYELCYSSDVWRQGASEIPTAALMLGVNVPDHTMTFRSLCSLLQDSVTPFVVSVPAKECTAVKILIQKVVGQLMGRGLSLDEDQEDDTAPHQKTQCSISDLCQWYKTVKKSNMKNEGLHWSLPIVVIFKDFEAFNLQALQDFILICSQYVQELPLIFIFGIATSSSTIQQRLSHSVSSLLCIEVFHSLSCTQHLAAVFDKLILNSQFPFKLSSKVIQVLVGIFLYHDFSVQSFVKGLQLSMSEHFNNQPLSVLCCQKKEAMLCAKMLSQQNVDRIRHLPSFMRYVEAQEPQEQVLLLTSDEHVKEVCQILLKNLHKYHKNYYPILQCLHSLTSLLPKCPLGKQIRELHVSCNEKKVWETEEYDLAMQLLRILAKDELVAALRECAGILKSARSKKIQNVLRQVEDFIVRMEELECPSTEDLPEDDVIFSGNDYKRRTDLFQLQKTLQEKESGRSKKITPFEMLRNEVVQFLDDLVREYLTPAELQPLHEVYYYSSSGVLRQRLNAAPRTSIQAALSHPFYYLQNQALKTRAGTVSSAAPDLCIIYKLHLECGRLINLYDWFEAFVTVSSAAEDKDENSDECGKLDSLKNARFIQAVSEMEFLGFVKSTKQKTDHVARLTWGGC; this is encoded by the coding sequence ATGACTGCAACTTCGTCAGTGTCAAAGGGATGTTTTGTATTTAAGTCGGCGtctaaaaaaagaagaaaactaCATAAAGATGTTGATGGATTGTTGCTGTGTGGCAGTGATGATAATGGCAGAGATCGCTTTAGGATCTATCAGAAATTATTGGAAAAGGTTCAATTACACACAGAGGCAATTCAAGATCAGCTGAATAAAAAGGTACTCGACAACCTTGTCCAGTTCATTAAAAAGTATGAACTCTGCTACTCATCTGACGTTTGGAGACAAGGAGCTAGTGAAATCCCCACAGCTGCATTAATGCTGGGTGTAAATGTACCTGATCACACTATGACTTTTCGTAGTCTTTGTAGTCTTCTTCAGGATTCTGTCACCCCATTTGTTGTGTCAGTTCCTGCCAAAGAATGTACAGCTGTTAAGATATTGATTCAGAAGGTTGTGGGACAGCTGATGGGAAGAGGACTGTCTCTGGATGAAGATCAGGAGGATGATACAGCTCCGCATCAGAAAACACAATGTAGTATTAGTGATCTTTGCCAGTGGTACAAAACCGTTAAGAAGTCCAACATGAAAAATGAGGGCTTGCACTGGAGTTTGCCTATTGTTGTCATCTTCAAAGACTTTGAGGCTTTCAATTTGCAAGCTTTACAGGATTTCATCCTCATTTGCAGTCAATACGTTCAGGAGCTTCCTCTCATCTTCATCTTTGGTATCGCAACATCTTCCAGCACTATCCAGCAAAGGCTCTCTCACTCGGTGTCATCACTGCTCTGCATTGAAGTCTTTCATTCTCTCTCCTGTACCCAGCACTTAGCCGCTGTCTTTGACAAGTTGATCCTGAATTCTCAGTTCCCGTTCAAGCTCAGCAGTAAGGTGATACAGGTTTTGGTCGGCATCTTCCTTTACCATGACTTTTCTGTTCAAAGTTTTGTTAAGGGCCTACAGCTCTCCATGTCGGAGCACTTTAATAACCAGCCTCTCAGTGTCCTTTGTTGCCAGAAGAAGGAGGCCATGCTTTGTGCCAAGATGTTGAGCCAGCAGAATGTGGATAGAATTCGTCATCTCCCCTCTTTTATGAGATATGTGGAGGCACAGGAACCCCAAGAGCAGGTTTTGCTGCTTACCAGTGATGAACATGTCAAGGAAGTGTGTCAGATATTGCTGAAAAACCTCCATAAATACCACAAGAATTACTATCCTATTCTCCAGTGTCTGCACTCATTGACCTCATTGCTACCTAAGTGTCCCTTGGGAAAACAAATACGAGAGCTCCATGTGAGCTGCAATGAGAAGAAGGTGTGGGAGACAGAGGAGTATGATTTAGCCATGCAACTTTTGAGGATTCTAGCAAAAGATGAGCTTGTTGCAGCTTTACGGGAATGTGCCGGGATTCTTAAATCAGCCAGAAGCAAGAAAATACAAAATGTGCTCCGTCAAGTGGAAGATTTTATTGTCAGAATGGAGGAGCTAGAATGTCCCTCCACTGAAGATCTTCCTGAGGATGATGTCATCTTTTCAGGAAATGATTACAAGAGAAGAACAGATCTCTTTCAGCTTCAGAAGACTCTGCAGGAAAAAGAGTCTGGAAGAAGCAAGAAAATCACTCCTTTTGAAATGCTCAGAAATGAGGTGGTACAATTTCTTGATGACCTTGTGAGAGAGTACTTGACCCCAGCAGAGCTTCAACCTCTCCATGAAGTTTATTACTACAGTTCCTCTGGAGTCCTGCGACAACGACTGAACGCTGCCCCTCGCACGTCCATTCAAGCCGCACTCAGTCATCCTTTCTACTATTTGCAGAATCAAGCCTTGAAAACACGTGCTGGGACAGTTTCTAGCGCTGCTCCTGACCTCTGCATCATATACAAGCTTCATCTTGAGTGTGGAAGACTTATTAATCTATATGATTGGTTTGAGGCCTTTGTGACTGTTAGCTCAGCAGCTGAAGACAAAGACGAAAATTCTGATGAGTGTGGCAAGCTCGACAGTCTCAAAAATGCTCGTTTCATCCAGGCGGTTTCCGAGATGGAATTCCTtggttttgttaaatcaacaaaACAGAAAACTGACCATGTGGCAAGACTCACCTGGGGAGGTTGTTAG